The Rhizobium rhododendri nucleotide sequence CCGATACGCTGATCATCGCCACCGGTGCCAAGGCGAAATGGCTCGGCATAGAGAGCGAGCAGCATTTCCAGGGGTTCGGCGTTTCCGCCTGCGCTACCTGCGACGGCTTCTTCTATCGCAACAAGGACGTCATCGTCGTTGGCGGCGGCAATTCGGCCGTCGAGGAGGCGCTTTATCTTTCGAACATCACCCGCTCGGTAACCGTGGTTCATCGTCGCGATTTCTTCCGCGCCGAAAAAATCCTTCAGGAGCGGCTGTTCGAGAAGCCCAACGTCAAGGTTCTATGGAATTCGGAAATCGCCGAAATCACCGGCACGCCAGCCAAACCGCCAATGCCGCCATCGGTGTCGGGCGTCAGGCTGCGCGACATCAAAGCCGGCACTGTCACCGACATGCCGATCGACGGCGTGTTCGTTGCCATTGGCCATGCGCCGGCGACCGAACTCTTCAAGGGAAAATTGAAGCTCAAGGACAACGGCTATCTCTGGAAGGCCCCTGATTCGACTGCCACCGACGTGGAAGGCATCTATGCCGCCGGCGACGTGA carries:
- the trxB gene encoding thioredoxin-disulfide reductase, which translates into the protein MSARHTKVLIIGSGPAGYTAAVYAARAMLKPVLIAGMEQGGQLMITTDVENYPGFADPIQGPWLMEQMLQQAKHVGTEIVNDLVTEVDTSRRPFVLSTDSGTVWTADTLIIATGAKAKWLGIESEQHFQGFGVSACATCDGFFYRNKDVIVVGGGNSAVEEALYLSNITRSVTVVHRRDFFRAEKILQERLFEKPNVKVLWNSEIAEITGTPAKPPMPPSVSGVRLRDIKAGTVTDMPIDGVFVAIGHAPATELFKGKLKLKDNGYLWKAPDSTATDVEGIYAAGDVTDDTFRQAITAAGMGCMAALEAERYLTGLMPVAMAAE